A part of Salmo salar chromosome ssa18, Ssal_v3.1, whole genome shotgun sequence genomic DNA contains:
- the LOC106577781 gene encoding sal-like protein 2 isoform X1, which translates to MPPFSQSPRESCHAGSRNDRSSSLTRTRGARGYYRTSSRKLTGCSGLTTGGLSLLRRQSPYSSTIRLDRWGEKAGGGIFDDQLLAKSPSTSLGSELTFSGSSSSSPTSLEDHQPPLAPRSSPGGLHGPSLPSESSSPPHWPSHIAPYTTTSLPNTHSSLSPDFPHPSLSSQTQSLPLNLNQTSGHCLSHQAHSHATMTSPQMGSSATTTTTTTSSLSSSLPPRQESTSPGHQNGSSPLVPGLGQIQVPLTLAVVLEELRVLQQRQIHQMQMTEEICRHVLRLGGAIYTQDTSQVGSGENHQRSTAGSPSPTHHSYSAPVSSSASPLLACLPSLLPQPAVSKPSLSSHSNGTRASHSTSPSTTWSSSIASSMHPLSLGLPPRYLHEKSSNTSPFGHSNGVSFTAPPLPTTSHSQDHLLLSSSSSAGSSSAVRPQHACKFCGKVLSSDSSLQIHLRSHTGERPYLCPVCLSRFTTRGNLKAHFLRHREQNPELSLSLLPPALEQPAPVATTAGQRRRKRRAEDEEPPFGGVKGMTEGMALSFLSGASPRPSPSSMPMPPSMDMALLSTAHSLLQLNRASAAAASASGSVLPSSSSSSSSSMGGQFKGVKQQRFDENTPPHSTIHPGSPYSQLAVFPKILFPGGPSPHHLALLCPPGTHPTASHLTSPHSQLPYPPYSKPQTSSSSTTSFTQTSDTSKLQRLVMKLEKQHQGGGQSSSFGPADGFFSNRDTHGHDLTTNSYRREMMAALGLNPSPGAMVSSNSQAQDLPGSTNPALSPNQCGVCLRVLSCPRALSLHQATHLGERPFPCKLCGRSFSTKGSLRAHLATHRARPANSRTQNSCPLCPRKFTNALVLQQHIRMHLGGQIPPGGEGEEGTNMAQEDPTDLSQMTTDSRAKPCLQGLHPLALTMTSSISNPLVSNMDSGGPATKESHAADPSPHIEVESEPSPSTASISPPLTHNPSPEDPMLLGERSESDNGPAGASIEDSQDSPADLSNTSPSRRSSLSSSQPASVVEGDVELKENIPLALCVHRPGVDTDSSRSGRLTNSSGSTTENQTDSPDGLLTPNSPATLNPSPTLTLPASHKAAQEPAPQASTITPQEPSPEGEMAPSEGESEGAAPSDTSSVMVPESEKETLSSAEESDRAPEEPEASQLATPASTPSKPYSCTLCGKAYASRSGLKGHMKTHPVLTNVPAETSPATLTNDTVEDQSSLSANGNSGEQDEKERLAKSPEKLVTLEDQPITAGSGEEAEQPADTTE; encoded by the exons ATGCCCCCCTTCTCTCAGTCTCCTCGTGAATCATGTCACGCCGGAAGCAGAAACGACCGCAGCAGCTCGTTAACTCGGACCAGGGGGGCACGCGGATACTATCGCACG TCCTCTAGGAAACTAACAGGCTGCTCAGGGCTGACAACTGGAGGTCTTTCATTACTTAGACGACAGTCTCCCTATTCATCAACAATAAGGCTGGATCGGTGGGGGGAAAAAGCTGGAGGGGGTATTTTTG aCGACCAGCTGTTAGCCAAGTCACCTTCCACGTCTCTGGGCTCCGAACTGACCTTCTCTGGGTCCTCATCGTCGTCCCCCACCTCCCTCGAAGATCACCAGCCCCCCCTGGCCCCTCGGTCATCACCTGGGGGTCTCCACGGACCCTCCCTCCCCAGTGAGAGCTCTTCGCCCCCTCACTGGCCCAGCCACATCGCCCCctataccaccacctccctccccaacacccattcatccctctctccagacTTCCCTCACCCCTCCTTATCCTCGCAGACGCAATCCCTGCCACTCAACCTCAATCAGACATCGGGCCACTGCCTCTCCCATCAGGCCCACTCCCACGCCACTATGACCTCACCACAGATGGGCAgctctgccaccaccaccaccaccactacctcttccttgtcttcctccctccctccccgccaGGAGAGCACCAGTCCTGGGCATCAGAACGGCTCCAGCCCACTGGTGCCGGGGCTAGGCCAGATCCAGGTGCCCCTGACCCTGGCTGTGGTCCTGGAAgagctgagggtgctgcagcagagGCAGATCCACCAGATGCAGATGACTGAGGAGATCTGTAGGCATGTTCTCCGGCTAGGAGGTGCCATCTATACCCAAGACACCTCCCAGGTTGGTAGTGGAGAGAACCACCAAAGATCCACAGCAGGATCCCCCTCCCCAACACACCATTCCTATTCAGCCCCTGTCTCATCCtcggcctctcctctcctggcctgcctcccctccctcctccctcagcccGCTGTCTCCAAGCCCAGCCTCTCCTCTCACAGTAATGGGACCAGAGCATCACACTCTACCTCGCCCTCCACCACTTGGAGCTCCTCAATAGCATCCTCCATGCATCCTCTGTCCCTGGGCCTGCCCCCGCGCTACCTCCATGAGAAATCCTCCAACACCTCCCCGTTCGGCCACAGCAACGGGGTCAGCTTCACCGCCCCGCCCCTCCCCACCACCAGCCACTCCCAGGACCACCTGCTGCTGTCCAGCTCCTCCTCGGCTGGGTCCTCATCTGCAGTGCGTCCACAGCATGCCTGTAAGTTTTGTGGTAAGGTCCTGAGCAGCGATTCCTCGCTACAAATCCACCTACGCTCCCACACGGGGGAGAGGCCCTACCTTTGTCCTGTCTGCCTCAGCCGTTTTACCACCCGCGGGAACCTCAAGGCTCACTTCCTGCGCCACCGTGAACAGAACCCGGAACTGTCGCTCTCGCTGCTCCCTCCGGCTCTGGAGCAGCCCGCCCCCGTCGCCACCACTGCAGGCCAGAGACGCAGGAAGCGCCGGGCGGAAGATGAGGAGCCGCCGTTCGGTGGCGTGAAAGGAATGACAGAAGGAATGGCGCTCAGTTTCCTGTCCGGGGCGTCTCCTCGGCCTTCTCCTTCATCTATGCCTATGCCACCCAGTATGGACATGGCGCTGTTGTCCACGGCTCACTCCCTGCTACAGCTGAACAGGGCCTCCGCTGCAGCAGCCAGTGCCTCAGGTAGTGTGttaccttcatcatcatcatcctcctcatcctccatgGGTGGCCAGTTCAAAGGGGTGAAGCAGCAGAGGTTCGATGAGAACACCCCTCCACACTCCACCATCCATCCAGGCTCTCCCTACTCTCAGCTGGCCGTCTTCCCCAAGATCCTCTTCCCCGGAGGACCCTCACCCCACCACCTCGCCCTCCTCTGTCCCCCAGGGACCCACCCCACTGCCTCTCATCTCACCTCCCCCCACTCCCAGctcccctaccctccctactccAAACCTCAGACGTCCtcgtcctccaccacctccttcaCCCAAACTTCCGACACCTCAAAGTTGCAGCGGCTGGTCATGAAACTGGAGAAGCAGCACCAGGGAGGGGGCCAGTCGTCCTCCTTTGGCCCAGCAGACGGCTTTTTCTCAAACAGGGACACCCACGGCCACGACCTGACCACCAACTCCTACCGCAGGGAGATGATGGCAGCCCTGGGCCTCAACCCCAGCCCTGGGGCCATGGTGAGCAGCAACAGCCAGGCACAGGATCTCCCTGGATCCACAAATCCCGCCCTGTCTCCGAATCAGTGTGGGGTGTGCCTGCGGGTGCTCTCCTGCCCCAGGGCCCTGAGTCTCCACCAGGCCACCCACCTGGGTGAACGCCCCTTCCCCTGTAAGCTGTGTGGACGCTCCTTTTCCACTAAGGGAAGCCTGAGGGCCCACCTCGCCACCCACCGCGCCCGCCCGGCCAACTCCCGCACCCAGAACTCCTGCCCGCTGTGCCCGCGCAAGTTCACCAACGCCCTGGTGCTGCAGCAACACATCCGTATGCACCTGGGGGGTCAGATACCcccggggggagagggggaggaaggtacAAATATGGCCCAAGAAGATCCCACCGATCTGAGCCAGATGACCACAGACTCTCGAGCCAAACCCTGCCTCCAAGGCCTCCACCCCCTGGCCTTAACAATGACCAGCTCCATCTCTAACCCACTGGTCAGCAACATGGACTCAGGAGGTCCAGCGACCAAGGAATCCCATGCAGCTGACCCGAGCCCCCATATAGAGGTGGAGTCTGAACCCTCTCCCTCCACTGCCAGCATTAGCCCACCTCTGACCCATAATCCCTCCCCAGAAGACCCCATGCTCCTGGGGGAAAGATCTGAGTCTGACAACGGCCCCGCTGGAGCCTCCATAGAAGACTCGCAAGACTCCCCAGCTGACCTCTCTAACACCAGCCCAAGTAGGCGATCTTCCTTGAGCAGCTCCCAGCCCGCCTCTGTGGTGGAGGGTGACGTAGAGTTGAAGGAAAACATCCCTCTCGCCCTCTGTGTCCACAGACCGGGTGTGGATACTGATAGTAGTAGGTCAGGAAGGCTCACTAACAGCTCTGGGTCGACCACAGAGAACCAGACCGACTCTCCAGATGGACTCCTCACCCCGAACTCCCCTgccaccctcaacccctcccccaCGCTCACCCTCCCTGCCAGCCATAAAGCAGCCCAAGAGCCAGCCCCCCAGGCCTCTACTATCACCCCACAGGAGCCCAGTCCTGAAGGGGAAATGGCCCCATCTGAAGGGGAGAGCGAGGGCGCAGCACCCAGTGATACCTCATCAGTAATGGTGcctgagagtgagaaagagacccTTAGCTCCGCGGAGGAGAGTGATCGGGCTCCAGAGGAACCAGAGGCCTCCCAGCTAGCCACCCCAGCATCAACGCCCTCCAAACCCTACTCCTGCACTCTGTGTGGGAAGGCATACGCCAGCCGCAGTGGATTAAAG GGACACATGAAGACACACCCTGTGTTGACCAACGTCCCCGCCGAGACTTCTCCCGCCACCCTGACCAATGACACTGTGGAGGATCAGAGTTCTCTTTCAGCCAATGGGAACAGTGGAGAGCAGGATGAAAAGGAACGGCTGGCCAAATCTCCTGAGAAACTCGTTACCTTAGAAGATCAGCCAATCACTGCTGGTTCTGGGGAGGAAGCAGAGCAACCTGCGGACACTACTGAGTAA
- the LOC106577781 gene encoding sal-like protein 4 isoform X3 has protein sequence MMTFNRVKQDDQLLAKSPSTSLGSELTFSGSSSSSPTSLEDHQPPLAPRSSPGGLHGPSLPSESSSPPHWPSHIAPYTTTSLPNTHSSLSPDFPHPSLSSQTQSLPLNLNQTSGHCLSHQAHSHATMTSPQMGSSATTTTTTTSSLSSSLPPRQESTSPGHQNGSSPLVPGLGQIQVPLTLAVVLEELRVLQQRQIHQMQMTEEICRHVLRLGGAIYTQDTSQVGSGENHQRSTAGSPSPTHHSYSAPVSSSASPLLACLPSLLPQPAVSKPSLSSHSNGTRASHSTSPSTTWSSSIASSMHPLSLGLPPRYLHEKSSNTSPFGHSNGVSFTAPPLPTTSHSQDHLLLSSSSSAGSSSAVRPQHACKFCGKVLSSDSSLQIHLRSHTGERPYLCPVCLSRFTTRGNLKAHFLRHREQNPELSLSLLPPALEQPAPVATTAGQRRRKRRAEDEEPPFGGVKGMTEGMALSFLSGASPRPSPSSMPMPPSMDMALLSTAHSLLQLNRASAAAASASGSVLPSSSSSSSSSMGGQFKGVKQQRFDENTPPHSTIHPGSPYSQLAVFPKILFPGGPSPHHLALLCPPGTHPTASHLTSPHSQLPYPPYSKPQTSSSSTTSFTQTSDTSKLQRLVMKLEKQHQGGGQSSSFGPADGFFSNRDTHGHDLTTNSYRREMMAALGLNPSPGAMVSSNSQAQDLPGSTNPALSPNQCGVCLRVLSCPRALSLHQATHLGERPFPCKLCGRSFSTKGSLRAHLATHRARPANSRTQNSCPLCPRKFTNALVLQQHIRMHLGGQIPPGGEGEEGTNMAQEDPTDLSQMTTDSRAKPCLQGLHPLALTMTSSISNPLVSNMDSGGPATKESHAADPSPHIEVESEPSPSTASISPPLTHNPSPEDPMLLGERSESDNGPAGASIEDSQDSPADLSNTSPSRRSSLSSSQPASVVEGDVELKENIPLALCVHRPGVDTDSSRSGRLTNSSGSTTENQTDSPDGLLTPNSPATLNPSPTLTLPASHKAAQEPAPQASTITPQEPSPEGEMAPSEGESEGAAPSDTSSVMVPESEKETLSSAEESDRAPEEPEASQLATPASTPSKPYSCTLCGKAYASRSGLKGHMKTHPVLTNVPAETSPATLTNDTVEDQSSLSANGNSGEQDEKERLAKSPEKLVTLEDQPITAGSGEEAEQPADTTE, from the exons ATGATGACGTTCAATAGGGTTAAACAAG aCGACCAGCTGTTAGCCAAGTCACCTTCCACGTCTCTGGGCTCCGAACTGACCTTCTCTGGGTCCTCATCGTCGTCCCCCACCTCCCTCGAAGATCACCAGCCCCCCCTGGCCCCTCGGTCATCACCTGGGGGTCTCCACGGACCCTCCCTCCCCAGTGAGAGCTCTTCGCCCCCTCACTGGCCCAGCCACATCGCCCCctataccaccacctccctccccaacacccattcatccctctctccagacTTCCCTCACCCCTCCTTATCCTCGCAGACGCAATCCCTGCCACTCAACCTCAATCAGACATCGGGCCACTGCCTCTCCCATCAGGCCCACTCCCACGCCACTATGACCTCACCACAGATGGGCAgctctgccaccaccaccaccaccactacctcttccttgtcttcctccctccctccccgccaGGAGAGCACCAGTCCTGGGCATCAGAACGGCTCCAGCCCACTGGTGCCGGGGCTAGGCCAGATCCAGGTGCCCCTGACCCTGGCTGTGGTCCTGGAAgagctgagggtgctgcagcagagGCAGATCCACCAGATGCAGATGACTGAGGAGATCTGTAGGCATGTTCTCCGGCTAGGAGGTGCCATCTATACCCAAGACACCTCCCAGGTTGGTAGTGGAGAGAACCACCAAAGATCCACAGCAGGATCCCCCTCCCCAACACACCATTCCTATTCAGCCCCTGTCTCATCCtcggcctctcctctcctggcctgcctcccctccctcctccctcagcccGCTGTCTCCAAGCCCAGCCTCTCCTCTCACAGTAATGGGACCAGAGCATCACACTCTACCTCGCCCTCCACCACTTGGAGCTCCTCAATAGCATCCTCCATGCATCCTCTGTCCCTGGGCCTGCCCCCGCGCTACCTCCATGAGAAATCCTCCAACACCTCCCCGTTCGGCCACAGCAACGGGGTCAGCTTCACCGCCCCGCCCCTCCCCACCACCAGCCACTCCCAGGACCACCTGCTGCTGTCCAGCTCCTCCTCGGCTGGGTCCTCATCTGCAGTGCGTCCACAGCATGCCTGTAAGTTTTGTGGTAAGGTCCTGAGCAGCGATTCCTCGCTACAAATCCACCTACGCTCCCACACGGGGGAGAGGCCCTACCTTTGTCCTGTCTGCCTCAGCCGTTTTACCACCCGCGGGAACCTCAAGGCTCACTTCCTGCGCCACCGTGAACAGAACCCGGAACTGTCGCTCTCGCTGCTCCCTCCGGCTCTGGAGCAGCCCGCCCCCGTCGCCACCACTGCAGGCCAGAGACGCAGGAAGCGCCGGGCGGAAGATGAGGAGCCGCCGTTCGGTGGCGTGAAAGGAATGACAGAAGGAATGGCGCTCAGTTTCCTGTCCGGGGCGTCTCCTCGGCCTTCTCCTTCATCTATGCCTATGCCACCCAGTATGGACATGGCGCTGTTGTCCACGGCTCACTCCCTGCTACAGCTGAACAGGGCCTCCGCTGCAGCAGCCAGTGCCTCAGGTAGTGTGttaccttcatcatcatcatcctcctcatcctccatgGGTGGCCAGTTCAAAGGGGTGAAGCAGCAGAGGTTCGATGAGAACACCCCTCCACACTCCACCATCCATCCAGGCTCTCCCTACTCTCAGCTGGCCGTCTTCCCCAAGATCCTCTTCCCCGGAGGACCCTCACCCCACCACCTCGCCCTCCTCTGTCCCCCAGGGACCCACCCCACTGCCTCTCATCTCACCTCCCCCCACTCCCAGctcccctaccctccctactccAAACCTCAGACGTCCtcgtcctccaccacctccttcaCCCAAACTTCCGACACCTCAAAGTTGCAGCGGCTGGTCATGAAACTGGAGAAGCAGCACCAGGGAGGGGGCCAGTCGTCCTCCTTTGGCCCAGCAGACGGCTTTTTCTCAAACAGGGACACCCACGGCCACGACCTGACCACCAACTCCTACCGCAGGGAGATGATGGCAGCCCTGGGCCTCAACCCCAGCCCTGGGGCCATGGTGAGCAGCAACAGCCAGGCACAGGATCTCCCTGGATCCACAAATCCCGCCCTGTCTCCGAATCAGTGTGGGGTGTGCCTGCGGGTGCTCTCCTGCCCCAGGGCCCTGAGTCTCCACCAGGCCACCCACCTGGGTGAACGCCCCTTCCCCTGTAAGCTGTGTGGACGCTCCTTTTCCACTAAGGGAAGCCTGAGGGCCCACCTCGCCACCCACCGCGCCCGCCCGGCCAACTCCCGCACCCAGAACTCCTGCCCGCTGTGCCCGCGCAAGTTCACCAACGCCCTGGTGCTGCAGCAACACATCCGTATGCACCTGGGGGGTCAGATACCcccggggggagagggggaggaaggtacAAATATGGCCCAAGAAGATCCCACCGATCTGAGCCAGATGACCACAGACTCTCGAGCCAAACCCTGCCTCCAAGGCCTCCACCCCCTGGCCTTAACAATGACCAGCTCCATCTCTAACCCACTGGTCAGCAACATGGACTCAGGAGGTCCAGCGACCAAGGAATCCCATGCAGCTGACCCGAGCCCCCATATAGAGGTGGAGTCTGAACCCTCTCCCTCCACTGCCAGCATTAGCCCACCTCTGACCCATAATCCCTCCCCAGAAGACCCCATGCTCCTGGGGGAAAGATCTGAGTCTGACAACGGCCCCGCTGGAGCCTCCATAGAAGACTCGCAAGACTCCCCAGCTGACCTCTCTAACACCAGCCCAAGTAGGCGATCTTCCTTGAGCAGCTCCCAGCCCGCCTCTGTGGTGGAGGGTGACGTAGAGTTGAAGGAAAACATCCCTCTCGCCCTCTGTGTCCACAGACCGGGTGTGGATACTGATAGTAGTAGGTCAGGAAGGCTCACTAACAGCTCTGGGTCGACCACAGAGAACCAGACCGACTCTCCAGATGGACTCCTCACCCCGAACTCCCCTgccaccctcaacccctcccccaCGCTCACCCTCCCTGCCAGCCATAAAGCAGCCCAAGAGCCAGCCCCCCAGGCCTCTACTATCACCCCACAGGAGCCCAGTCCTGAAGGGGAAATGGCCCCATCTGAAGGGGAGAGCGAGGGCGCAGCACCCAGTGATACCTCATCAGTAATGGTGcctgagagtgagaaagagacccTTAGCTCCGCGGAGGAGAGTGATCGGGCTCCAGAGGAACCAGAGGCCTCCCAGCTAGCCACCCCAGCATCAACGCCCTCCAAACCCTACTCCTGCACTCTGTGTGGGAAGGCATACGCCAGCCGCAGTGGATTAAAG GGACACATGAAGACACACCCTGTGTTGACCAACGTCCCCGCCGAGACTTCTCCCGCCACCCTGACCAATGACACTGTGGAGGATCAGAGTTCTCTTTCAGCCAATGGGAACAGTGGAGAGCAGGATGAAAAGGAACGGCTGGCCAAATCTCCTGAGAAACTCGTTACCTTAGAAGATCAGCCAATCACTGCTGGTTCTGGGGAGGAAGCAGAGCAACCTGCGGACACTACTGAGTAA
- the LOC106577781 gene encoding sal-like protein 2 isoform X2, producing MSRRKQKRPQQLVNSDQGGTRILSHDDQLLAKSPSTSLGSELTFSGSSSSSPTSLEDHQPPLAPRSSPGGLHGPSLPSESSSPPHWPSHIAPYTTTSLPNTHSSLSPDFPHPSLSSQTQSLPLNLNQTSGHCLSHQAHSHATMTSPQMGSSATTTTTTTSSLSSSLPPRQESTSPGHQNGSSPLVPGLGQIQVPLTLAVVLEELRVLQQRQIHQMQMTEEICRHVLRLGGAIYTQDTSQVGSGENHQRSTAGSPSPTHHSYSAPVSSSASPLLACLPSLLPQPAVSKPSLSSHSNGTRASHSTSPSTTWSSSIASSMHPLSLGLPPRYLHEKSSNTSPFGHSNGVSFTAPPLPTTSHSQDHLLLSSSSSAGSSSAVRPQHACKFCGKVLSSDSSLQIHLRSHTGERPYLCPVCLSRFTTRGNLKAHFLRHREQNPELSLSLLPPALEQPAPVATTAGQRRRKRRAEDEEPPFGGVKGMTEGMALSFLSGASPRPSPSSMPMPPSMDMALLSTAHSLLQLNRASAAAASASGSVLPSSSSSSSSSMGGQFKGVKQQRFDENTPPHSTIHPGSPYSQLAVFPKILFPGGPSPHHLALLCPPGTHPTASHLTSPHSQLPYPPYSKPQTSSSSTTSFTQTSDTSKLQRLVMKLEKQHQGGGQSSSFGPADGFFSNRDTHGHDLTTNSYRREMMAALGLNPSPGAMVSSNSQAQDLPGSTNPALSPNQCGVCLRVLSCPRALSLHQATHLGERPFPCKLCGRSFSTKGSLRAHLATHRARPANSRTQNSCPLCPRKFTNALVLQQHIRMHLGGQIPPGGEGEEGTNMAQEDPTDLSQMTTDSRAKPCLQGLHPLALTMTSSISNPLVSNMDSGGPATKESHAADPSPHIEVESEPSPSTASISPPLTHNPSPEDPMLLGERSESDNGPAGASIEDSQDSPADLSNTSPSRRSSLSSSQPASVVEGDVELKENIPLALCVHRPGVDTDSSRSGRLTNSSGSTTENQTDSPDGLLTPNSPATLNPSPTLTLPASHKAAQEPAPQASTITPQEPSPEGEMAPSEGESEGAAPSDTSSVMVPESEKETLSSAEESDRAPEEPEASQLATPASTPSKPYSCTLCGKAYASRSGLKGHMKTHPVLTNVPAETSPATLTNDTVEDQSSLSANGNSGEQDEKERLAKSPEKLVTLEDQPITAGSGEEAEQPADTTE from the exons ATGTCACGCCGGAAGCAGAAACGACCGCAGCAGCTCGTTAACTCGGACCAGGGGGGCACGCGGATACTATCGCACG aCGACCAGCTGTTAGCCAAGTCACCTTCCACGTCTCTGGGCTCCGAACTGACCTTCTCTGGGTCCTCATCGTCGTCCCCCACCTCCCTCGAAGATCACCAGCCCCCCCTGGCCCCTCGGTCATCACCTGGGGGTCTCCACGGACCCTCCCTCCCCAGTGAGAGCTCTTCGCCCCCTCACTGGCCCAGCCACATCGCCCCctataccaccacctccctccccaacacccattcatccctctctccagacTTCCCTCACCCCTCCTTATCCTCGCAGACGCAATCCCTGCCACTCAACCTCAATCAGACATCGGGCCACTGCCTCTCCCATCAGGCCCACTCCCACGCCACTATGACCTCACCACAGATGGGCAgctctgccaccaccaccaccaccactacctcttccttgtcttcctccctccctccccgccaGGAGAGCACCAGTCCTGGGCATCAGAACGGCTCCAGCCCACTGGTGCCGGGGCTAGGCCAGATCCAGGTGCCCCTGACCCTGGCTGTGGTCCTGGAAgagctgagggtgctgcagcagagGCAGATCCACCAGATGCAGATGACTGAGGAGATCTGTAGGCATGTTCTCCGGCTAGGAGGTGCCATCTATACCCAAGACACCTCCCAGGTTGGTAGTGGAGAGAACCACCAAAGATCCACAGCAGGATCCCCCTCCCCAACACACCATTCCTATTCAGCCCCTGTCTCATCCtcggcctctcctctcctggcctgcctcccctccctcctccctcagcccGCTGTCTCCAAGCCCAGCCTCTCCTCTCACAGTAATGGGACCAGAGCATCACACTCTACCTCGCCCTCCACCACTTGGAGCTCCTCAATAGCATCCTCCATGCATCCTCTGTCCCTGGGCCTGCCCCCGCGCTACCTCCATGAGAAATCCTCCAACACCTCCCCGTTCGGCCACAGCAACGGGGTCAGCTTCACCGCCCCGCCCCTCCCCACCACCAGCCACTCCCAGGACCACCTGCTGCTGTCCAGCTCCTCCTCGGCTGGGTCCTCATCTGCAGTGCGTCCACAGCATGCCTGTAAGTTTTGTGGTAAGGTCCTGAGCAGCGATTCCTCGCTACAAATCCACCTACGCTCCCACACGGGGGAGAGGCCCTACCTTTGTCCTGTCTGCCTCAGCCGTTTTACCACCCGCGGGAACCTCAAGGCTCACTTCCTGCGCCACCGTGAACAGAACCCGGAACTGTCGCTCTCGCTGCTCCCTCCGGCTCTGGAGCAGCCCGCCCCCGTCGCCACCACTGCAGGCCAGAGACGCAGGAAGCGCCGGGCGGAAGATGAGGAGCCGCCGTTCGGTGGCGTGAAAGGAATGACAGAAGGAATGGCGCTCAGTTTCCTGTCCGGGGCGTCTCCTCGGCCTTCTCCTTCATCTATGCCTATGCCACCCAGTATGGACATGGCGCTGTTGTCCACGGCTCACTCCCTGCTACAGCTGAACAGGGCCTCCGCTGCAGCAGCCAGTGCCTCAGGTAGTGTGttaccttcatcatcatcatcctcctcatcctccatgGGTGGCCAGTTCAAAGGGGTGAAGCAGCAGAGGTTCGATGAGAACACCCCTCCACACTCCACCATCCATCCAGGCTCTCCCTACTCTCAGCTGGCCGTCTTCCCCAAGATCCTCTTCCCCGGAGGACCCTCACCCCACCACCTCGCCCTCCTCTGTCCCCCAGGGACCCACCCCACTGCCTCTCATCTCACCTCCCCCCACTCCCAGctcccctaccctccctactccAAACCTCAGACGTCCtcgtcctccaccacctccttcaCCCAAACTTCCGACACCTCAAAGTTGCAGCGGCTGGTCATGAAACTGGAGAAGCAGCACCAGGGAGGGGGCCAGTCGTCCTCCTTTGGCCCAGCAGACGGCTTTTTCTCAAACAGGGACACCCACGGCCACGACCTGACCACCAACTCCTACCGCAGGGAGATGATGGCAGCCCTGGGCCTCAACCCCAGCCCTGGGGCCATGGTGAGCAGCAACAGCCAGGCACAGGATCTCCCTGGATCCACAAATCCCGCCCTGTCTCCGAATCAGTGTGGGGTGTGCCTGCGGGTGCTCTCCTGCCCCAGGGCCCTGAGTCTCCACCAGGCCACCCACCTGGGTGAACGCCCCTTCCCCTGTAAGCTGTGTGGACGCTCCTTTTCCACTAAGGGAAGCCTGAGGGCCCACCTCGCCACCCACCGCGCCCGCCCGGCCAACTCCCGCACCCAGAACTCCTGCCCGCTGTGCCCGCGCAAGTTCACCAACGCCCTGGTGCTGCAGCAACACATCCGTATGCACCTGGGGGGTCAGATACCcccggggggagagggggaggaaggtacAAATATGGCCCAAGAAGATCCCACCGATCTGAGCCAGATGACCACAGACTCTCGAGCCAAACCCTGCCTCCAAGGCCTCCACCCCCTGGCCTTAACAATGACCAGCTCCATCTCTAACCCACTGGTCAGCAACATGGACTCAGGAGGTCCAGCGACCAAGGAATCCCATGCAGCTGACCCGAGCCCCCATATAGAGGTGGAGTCTGAACCCTCTCCCTCCACTGCCAGCATTAGCCCACCTCTGACCCATAATCCCTCCCCAGAAGACCCCATGCTCCTGGGGGAAAGATCTGAGTCTGACAACGGCCCCGCTGGAGCCTCCATAGAAGACTCGCAAGACTCCCCAGCTGACCTCTCTAACACCAGCCCAAGTAGGCGATCTTCCTTGAGCAGCTCCCAGCCCGCCTCTGTGGTGGAGGGTGACGTAGAGTTGAAGGAAAACATCCCTCTCGCCCTCTGTGTCCACAGACCGGGTGTGGATACTGATAGTAGTAGGTCAGGAAGGCTCACTAACAGCTCTGGGTCGACCACAGAGAACCAGACCGACTCTCCAGATGGACTCCTCACCCCGAACTCCCCTgccaccctcaacccctcccccaCGCTCACCCTCCCTGCCAGCCATAAAGCAGCCCAAGAGCCAGCCCCCCAGGCCTCTACTATCACCCCACAGGAGCCCAGTCCTGAAGGGGAAATGGCCCCATCTGAAGGGGAGAGCGAGGGCGCAGCACCCAGTGATACCTCATCAGTAATGGTGcctgagagtgagaaagagacccTTAGCTCCGCGGAGGAGAGTGATCGGGCTCCAGAGGAACCAGAGGCCTCCCAGCTAGCCACCCCAGCATCAACGCCCTCCAAACCCTACTCCTGCACTCTGTGTGGGAAGGCATACGCCAGCCGCAGTGGATTAAAG GGACACATGAAGACACACCCTGTGTTGACCAACGTCCCCGCCGAGACTTCTCCCGCCACCCTGACCAATGACACTGTGGAGGATCAGAGTTCTCTTTCAGCCAATGGGAACAGTGGAGAGCAGGATGAAAAGGAACGGCTGGCCAAATCTCCTGAGAAACTCGTTACCTTAGAAGATCAGCCAATCACTGCTGGTTCTGGGGAGGAAGCAGAGCAACCTGCGGACACTACTGAGTAA